Proteins encoded by one window of Pecten maximus chromosome 15, xPecMax1.1, whole genome shotgun sequence:
- the LOC117344082 gene encoding uncharacterized protein F54H12.2-like, translating into MSLVHQNSCECVQSELDLFDTPPTQTSVEDGYWHQIGTVTSVNDGGPYVFDVSGAGDDYLDLANTSLYVKAQILNNDSTNLPDENVAPVNLWLHSLFGDVSVCLNEKLVSSPNNMYPFRAYLETLLSYGPAAKESQLTSGMWYKDTAAQMDTAGNDNHGYIKRKLSTATSRPVEMMGRLHSHLFAQERYLVNNVNMKITLTRSKDVFCLMGEDKEFKVVIKDIYLNVRKVRLSPSVRLDHAKALEISPAKYPIRKIAMKVFSVPRGNHNFVKDNLFLGQMPKRLVIGCVDSDAYSGLITKNPFHFKDFDINFVVLNVDGKQVPTKPLQPNFTQKHYVRSYMGLFHTTGKTFRDEGNNISKDEYGTGFTLFGFDLTPDLSEVGTFHLIKKGNLSLEVHFGTALPNTINVVVYAEFDNIIEIDRNRQILFDYSA; encoded by the coding sequence ATGTCTTTAGTTCATCAGAACTCCTGTGAATGTGTCCAGTCAGAATTAGATTTATTCGATACACCACCCACTCAAACCAGTGTAGAAGATGGATACTGGCATCAAATTGGAACGGTCACATCTGTCAATGATGGTGGCCCTTATGTCTTTGACGTATCAGGAGCTGGAGATGATTACTTGGATCTAGCAAATACTTCCCTCTACGTGAAAGCACAGATCCTCAATAATGATAGCACCAACCTTCCTGATGAGAACGTTGCACCTGTTAATCTTTGGTTGCATTCTCTCTTCGGGGATGTCAGCGTCTGTCTCAATGAAAAACTAGTCTCGTCACCAAACAATATGTATCCATTCAGAGCTTACCTTGAAACGCTACTTAGCTATGGTCCTGCAGCCAAAGAATCTCAGTTGACCAGTGGAATGTGGTATAAGGATACAGCTGCGCAAATGGACACTGCTGGAAACGATAATCATGGCTACATCAAGAGGAAATTGTCAACAGCAACCAGTAGACCTGTGGAAATGATGGGAAGACTCCATTCTCACCTATTTGCCCAGGAAAGATATCTTGTCAATAATGTGAACATGAAAATAACGTTAACCAGAAGTAAAGATGTTTTCTGTTTGATGGGAGAAGACAAAGAATTCAAAGTTGTCATCAAGGACATCTATCTAAACGTGAGAAAAGTTAGACTGAGTCCATCGGTGAGACTGGACCATGCAAAAGCCCTGGAAATATCACCTGCCAAATACCCAATCAGAAAAATTGCAATGAAAGTATTTTCTGTTCCAagaggaaatcacaattttgtaaAGGATAATCTGTTTCTAGGACAAATGCCTAAGAGATTGGTCATCGGATGTGTGGACAGTGATGCCTATAGTGGACTCATAACCAAGAatccttttcattttaaagattttgatattaattttgttgtccTGAACGTGGATGGCAAACAAGTCCCCACCAAGCCTTTGCAGCCAAATTTCACCCAGAAACATTACGTAAGAAGCTACATGGGTCTGTTTCACACTACCGGCAAAACGTTTCGTGACGAGGGTAATAACATCTCAAAGGATGAATATGGCACTGGTTTTACCCTCTTTGGATTTGATCTGACACCCGACCTTTCAGAAGTGGGCACATTTCATCTTATAAAAAAGGGAAACTTGTCTTTGGAAGTGCATTTCGGAACAGCCCTACCCAATACCATCAACGTTGTGGTGTATGCTGAATTTGACAATATCATAGAAATAGATCGTAACAGACAAATTCTTTTTGATTATAGTGCATGA